The genomic DNA CGTCGGGTTCCAGCACCTCCAGGCGCTCGATGATCCAGCTGTCCCCGTAGTTGTAATTGGGGTTCATGATGTAGGCGTAGGGGATGTAACAGTAGCCCCTGTCTCCCCAGTTGGTGCCCCAGGAGTTGCGGACAATGAACATCTGGTCTGGATCCGAGTACCCCACGCACAGCATGGCATGGCCGGAGTGCTTCGCCAGGCTCATTTCGTTTCTGGTGGGGTGGGGCACCACACCAGGTTTTTTGTGGTTGTAAAAAGAACGGAAGAGGGCCAGCCCAAAAATGATGGGGTTTCCCTCTGCCAGCGCAGACTTCCAGGCCTCCAGATCCACCGGAACCATGCGGGTTTCCTCGATCAGGAAAGTGGCCCCCTCGTCATAGGCTTTCTGGTAGGGTTCTTTGTTGATGTTTTTGATGTTGAAATCCCAGGTTTTCTCGGTGCAGGCCCCGTATTCCTTGAGGCCCTGGATCACGTCCGAGATCATCACCCCTGAATCCTGGATGTTGTTGGGGTCCCGCATGTAACGGCCGTTGTAGTACATGTACAGGCGACTGACGTCTCTGGCCTCACCCTGGTGGCGTTTCAGCAGGTACTCGTAGGCCCCGGCAGTGGCATTGGCCGTGCAGGAACTGGTCTGGCCCTGGTCCTCAATGCGGGTCATGTGTGGCCGCAGGTCCACCTTGGCCGGAAGCCTGCTCACCTTGCTTTTTTTCTTGTCGTAGGTCTTGGTCCCTTTGGGAGGGGCCGAACGCAGGTAGCCCTGGAGGATTCTTTCTGTGCCGTCTGCTTCTGTCCATTTTACAGCCATGGTCTCTCCAGCCCTCCCCCGCGGTGTCTGCAGGATGTGTGGCTCCTGCATGCTGACCTCTCTGAAAGGATCAAGGGGGTTGGATTTTCATTGTATTTTTCCAGCGCAGGGAGGACAAGGGTGCAAACCTGATCAGTTCAGTTTCAAAATCAGAACAAAAAACAACAGGCCTGCCAGCAAGAAGGAGGCGCTCCACAATCCAAGAAGTGCAGTCACAAACCCGTACAGACCCTTTCGAGAGACCAGATGAAACACACCCATCAGGAGGGCTCCAGCTGTCAGGGGCACCAGTTGGGTTTTGTAGGAGGTTCCAATCAGGGGATGAATCAAATTGGATCCGAACATGAAACAACCACTGATGACCGCAGCTCCCAGCATGCACCATTGCACATAAGATCTTGAAAGTGGGTCCAGCATCAACAGGTGTGGTTGCTTCAGCAGATTCAACACCCCCCAGTAAAAAAGTCCTGCTCCGGTTGCAGCATAGGCCATCATTCCTGTGTAAGCTTCAGTTTCAGTCAACATCTCGATCCCATTTCCAAAGTGAATTGCAGGGCTCTGGTTTCAGGCAAGCGGAAGGTCCAGCTCAAAACAGGGCACCCCAGAAAGCCGCTTCGGCCACTCTGCCTTTATTGTTGCAGTGATTGAAGCAGCAAGTCCGCAGGAATGGGCAACCTCTGCCAGAAGCCTCGTCTTATACTGGTTTGATCTGGAGGGATCATGCAAAAACGCGTTCTTGGTGAGGATCTGGAAGTTTCTGCCCTTGGATATGGCTGCATGGGCATCACCCAGTCTTACGGGCCTTCTGGCAGCAAGGAAGAAAGCATTCGGGTGCTGCAGGCCGCTGTGGAACAGGGTGTGACTTTTTTTGACACGGCAGAGGTGTATGGGCCTTTCACCAATGAAGAACTGGTGGGAGAGGCACTTTATCCATACCGCAATCAGGTGAAAATCGCCACCAAGTTCGGTTTTCAATTGCATTCAGACGGCTCTACAGGATTCACTGGCCTGAACAGCCGTCCTGAACGCATCCGCCAGGTGGCAGAGGCATCTTTGAAACGCCTGCGGGTAGAGGCCATTGACCTCTTTTACCAGCACCGGGTGGACCCGGAAGTGCCCATTGAAGAGGTGGCTGGAACTGTCAAGGAACTCATCCAGCAGGGTCTGGTGAAGCATTTTGGCCTTTCTGAAGCCGGAGCAGACACCATCCGCCGCGCACATAAAGTGCAGCCCGTCACGGCCCTGCAAAGCGAATACTCCATGTGGACCCGCACCGTGGAAAAAGAAATTCTGCCTGTGCTGGAAGAACTGGGCATTGGTTTTGTGCCCTTCAGCCCGCTGGGGAAGGGTTTCCTGACCGGCAAAATCGATGCCTCAACCGATTTTGCCGAGGGAGACATCCGCAACACCATTCCCAGGTTCAACCTGGAACACCGGGAAGCCAACCAGAAGCTCATCGGTTTGCTGCAAAACCTGGCGACCCGAAAAACCGCCACTCCTGCGCAAATTGCCCTGGCCTGGATTCTGGCCCAGAAACCCTGGATTGTGCCGATTCCGGGCACCCGCAAAATCGAGCGCCTGCAGGAAAACCTGGGCGCAGCAAACATGAAGTTGACTTCAGAGGATTTGCAGCAAATTGCAGTGGCCCTGAACCAGATTGAGGTGGTGGGGGCCCGATATTCTGAGGCCATGGAACGCCTCACAGACCGCTGAGGTTTTGTGTGCCTGAACCTTCAGGCAGGACTGTTCAGGCAGGACTGTTCAGGCCTGCGTCAATTTGAGCCGGGCCTGCTCCACCACCTGATGGATCAGCCCTCCAATTCCATCGTCAAAGGCAAACCTGGAGAGACCCAGCAGACGCACATCCTCGTTCCACACCTCACAGGTCACCGCATCTCCCACTTTGATGCCTGGATGCACCCGTCTGGACGGATGCACCCCTGCCCCGTTGGCATCCCGCCAGACGAAAAACACACTGCGCCTTTCCAGCTTCTCCAATTCAACATGCAGGTTTTCAGGTGAATGCATGATAGGAGGTTGCAAAGCAGGCCCATTCAGAGGAAATTTTCAGGCCTGTTGCTCATTTGGTGTTCAGAGGGTTTGCAGGGTCTCGATGCGGTAATGTTGCAGCATCAGGTTGTAAAAGGCGATGGCATCGCTGCGGGAAGCCATCAGGTGCACCTCGCATTGCTGGTGAGGCCA from Deinococcus roseus includes the following:
- a CDS encoding C1 family peptidase; its protein translation is MAVKWTEADGTERILQGYLRSAPPKGTKTYDKKKSKVSRLPAKVDLRPHMTRIEDQGQTSSCTANATAGAYEYLLKRHQGEARDVSRLYMYYNGRYMRDPNNIQDSGVMISDVIQGLKEYGACTEKTWDFNIKNINKEPYQKAYDEGATFLIEETRMVPVDLEAWKSALAEGNPIIFGLALFRSFYNHKKPGVVPHPTRNEMSLAKHSGHAMLCVGYSDPDQMFIVRNSWGTNWGDRGYCYIPYAYIMNPNYNYGDSWIIERLEVLEPDEESWSEDQESVLPEVATVLSEMDDETYEALLEGMGEVPFEQRLALIFLTAVGMDGEMSEEELEIIKTHLAPVLEVTGGSPNTAGVLRAAKKRLGDDDLLNESIDLIWEYFDYDVLARITQQVEEAAAADGMARKERKFIDALIAKWQEGLEEAGEEEHEEEPEEAQEAAEGEDFVETLVDAAFDFFFGEDDGKGRK
- a CDS encoding aldo/keto reductase — protein: MQKRVLGEDLEVSALGYGCMGITQSYGPSGSKEESIRVLQAAVEQGVTFFDTAEVYGPFTNEELVGEALYPYRNQVKIATKFGFQLHSDGSTGFTGLNSRPERIRQVAEASLKRLRVEAIDLFYQHRVDPEVPIEEVAGTVKELIQQGLVKHFGLSEAGADTIRRAHKVQPVTALQSEYSMWTRTVEKEILPVLEELGIGFVPFSPLGKGFLTGKIDASTDFAEGDIRNTIPRFNLEHREANQKLIGLLQNLATRKTATPAQIALAWILAQKPWIVPIPGTRKIERLQENLGAANMKLTSEDLQQIAVALNQIEVVGARYSEAMERLTDR